ATCTCTATTAAAACAATCATTAACTATAAAAGTCAATTTATTCTCGAAACcgatatttatgttatgttataatatatatcatctatatataacaacacttcactgtAGTAaccaaaaaatatcggaacaaacaAGGCTGTTATAAAAAGATTTGACTGCATATTATTGTAATATGAACTGCATTGCTGACAAAACATATTATACAATgcttctcatattatgtgtagaTGTATTTCTAGGTAATTTGAACTGCATTTCTCTCGATCAAATTATACAATTCTTCTCAATTTTCCTGACTAATTTACAAATGTGGTCCGGGACTTCTTCATTAGACCACTCTAATGAATGTAGCAATTCCAATTATGATATAAAGAAGATACATTTGAACAACTACACTTCATAAAATCAAAGGTTTTGTGATGTTCTGGTAGTTTTTCTCGTTGGTCGCCACACCCCACTAGCAGTTCTGATAGTCTTAGGAGGGTCCTTCAAAGATGTTGTAAGCTGAACTTCCAGTTTTGAAGGGTCCAAAGACAGCATTTCGCGGATAAAATCATCTAAATCAAAGCCGCTTCCTGTATCTATGCTATTGTCCTTGATGTTAGACGAGGAAGAACCGGCTGATTCTTCTGTACTGATGTTAGTCGAGGAGGTACGGGTTGATTCTTCTGTGCTGATGTTAGTCGAGGAGGAGCCGGTTGACTCTTCTGCGCTCCCATCAGTGTCATCTCCAGCAGTAGTATTAGAAGACTCCTTTACCTTGTAATAAGAGTTCTGATCCAAATTCAAGAGCCTCTTTATGCTATCAATCGCCGGATCAATGACATCTAAGAAACCCATAATCCATGACTCATCATCGACAACTTCAGTGCGCTGTTACATAGGGAAAAAGAGATCATTTCTCAGTCCGATGAACTTATCTAGCTTCATTAGTTTTACGATGATTCCTATACACAGACTACATTGACTAGGTGCAAGTATTCTGAAGCTAAAAGACAGTTTACTACAACAAAGATAGGTGGCCAATGCTACAATCAGTGTCAAAGTGTAAACAAGGACATCTAATGAAGTAAAGATGGGAAGTGCAGCTATGGGAAGTGCAGCTATATGGAACGTTGGCTGAATTAAGCAATAATAATGAATACTCAAAACACGGCTAAAAATGTGCTCAACTTATATCCCCGAAGGATTTCTCATTTACCTGCTGAAAATAGAGGTTACGAATTTCCTCTGCACGCACGGAGTTGCCTTGATCTTCCTCCAAATTTGCCCATGTCATCCATGTTATATAGCTCTGAGAGTTTATGTTCAGAGAAGATCTAAATAATCTTCGAGCAGCTGATAGATTTCCGGCTCTTTGCTCTAAAACACCCCAAGCCTACAAAGCACATCAAATTAGTAAAACAACTCTCAGTACATTTCCTACGGGAAACATAACCTCCACAGTTTAAGATGCACGCCAGAACTACGAGTTTAAGGAAAAGAAAACTAGAATTACTCTGTCAATTTGAGATTAACATTACCTGAAGACAGCGTGCAGCACTTTCAGTTGTTGAATTGATCGACAGAGCTCTCTGGTATAGTTCCCTAGCAGTGGAAATGTTCCCTTCTTTCCACTCCATCCAACCCCAAGCCTAaatcagtaccaagtttagacaGCATTTGGTGCATGCATTCATGTTGACGACAATGGATAATTGTGGAGGAAGTAAACTTCTCCCCCACttagaaaaagagaaaaataaaatatgaatatgGACTCATCGGAAAGGGAAAAAAGCAAATGCGGAAAAGAAAAACAGTAGACGTTCCACCTTAACTGAATAGGGGAGTGAAGCATCAGTACAAAGAAAAGCTTTGATTCCTAAAGGACTACAATAGACAAATGCGGCTTACGAAAATTCAGAGGGAAAGAAAAGGAAAGCTGGATTGAATCAATTAGTTGCAATTAAGAGGAGCTGGATTCTAAGTGAATCTTGACAAACAAAGACAATCCTTGAGAGGATTTGAAACTACAACTTCGACGTACTCTCTTTTCTACACTAAAGATAACCTATAGAAAGATAGAGCACAGGTAAAAGATAGGTCATGAATAGAGGCTTATCAACTTATAGTTTCACTCATCAAACTCAACTTTTCCTTGTTGCCCTATTACTTTGCTTTGATTACTAACTCCAGGAAACTCCCTTGATTTTCTGATACTACTGTCTGTTAAAACTGCATAGAATAGGTATTGAATTGTTCATTATTCCTTTTTCTTGGTTGTCAAAGTTACAAGTTTTACTATCTTAGGCTGTTGCCTGAAAACAGATGGAAAAGCTCTGCCGGCTTCATAAATTGTATTCATCTCTTTTAGTCTTTCATCTTCTATTTACCATGTCAAGAGCTTGTTTTCTTTTTAGTGAGTTTTTCATTTGCCAAAGGTTGTAAATGAGGTCAGTCGATTATTCTATTGAAAATTAAGAACAtataaaaaagaaacaaaatgcAGGATTACTTCTAAATTCAGtagaatttttttaaaagaaaagtcTTACAATCCAAACTGGTTGATGCCTTGGATCCATTTCAGATGCCCTCCGGAATAAAACTCGTGCGAGGTTTGCACTGGAGTGCTTGTATTCCATCAAAGCAAGTGACTGGAGAAGAACAGGATCTCGAGGATTTACCATATGCCCTATTGTCAGAAGTTTCCTTCCTTGGTCAATGTTTTCAAGATTAGCTTCAAAAACTCCCCACACATGCCACGCAAACCGATTTTTTGGACTGGCCTGAACTGCTTTCTGCTTTGTCAGGtgtataaaaaataaaagaaaaataaataaaattggaattaaatttaaaaaaagcATGAAATAAATGGGAAATGCTCAATGATGATAGCAAAGAATCAACTTcggaaaatacaaacctcgaatAGCTGCCTAGCAGCACGGTTATTCTCTAACCGAGCCTCTAGTTGAGCCCATGCCTACGCAAGAGAGTACAGAACCACTATCAGGAATCCATAAAGACGTGTACGAaccattgaaaaatagccaagaCGGATTAAAGTTTTTGGATAATTCTTACCAGCCAACTAGCACAACTTTTTCGGTTACACTTTGTTGCCTGTTTGAACAAATAGCGGGCTCTTTCATATCGTTTTGCTTTAGCTTCAAGGAGTGCAAGAGTTTGGtatacgtactcgttacctccaCAAAACTTGAGGCCTTTGCCAAGAAGATTTCTTGCCTTTTTTATATTCCCTTGCTTCAGCTCTAAAACTGCCCATCCATGCCAGGCTGCAATATGCTTCTTGTCAGCAACTGTGGCAGCATCGAATAGTTCTCTAGCTCTCCGTATATTACCCATCCTATTTTCCAGAATAGCCCAGCACTAGTCCAAAGGAGTAAGTTTGGTGAACTTCTGATACAAAAGATAAGTTGCAAGAAGACATGTAGTAGGTCATATTGTTTTCAATGTAGGCACATCATTTGCAAACGGATAATCTGACCTTGAATCCTCTTTAAATTAATTCTTTCTATCCACTAAGAATACCAAACAGACTCAAGGACCAATCCACTGATCCATGTTAAGACTTAGGAGACAGTCAAGGATTTCTAATGAAAATTCTCTTCTTcgatatttgaaattttgaactATATTAAGAGAAGCATTACCAAACGACCTTAGACATgatcagtggcggagccagaattttcactaaggggagtcaaaatataaataagtaagcatGCGAAGAAATCAAGGGGAGTcaacatatagtatatatacataaaaaataaaaatttaacctaTCTACGCAGTGTAATTTTTTGACGAAGGGGTGTCACTTGACTCCCCTTGCTAATGAGTCGCTCCGCCACTGGGCATGATTTTGCCTGTTGCAAGGTGAATAATTGCATAACATTGTCAAGTTTGTATATGAATCAGCTGTTCCACATGCCCAAACTTCTTTAATGTACAAAGTTAAAGATCACTAAGAAACTGAACATAATATACTATAAATGATCTTTACTCCATCAAGGAATATGATATTTGCTTAAGTTGTAAATCATTAGTACTAAATCTGCTATCAAACACAAGTAAAAACTATGTGTTTAAACAACATATTCGACGGACTTGAAAATCAAATTATGCATTACAGTATGCTAGTAGAGAAACTTTTTAACTTACAACAGATTCCTATTCTAGCTCAAGATTAACGTATAATATGGAAGTATAGGAGAAGACTAAATACACTCATAACACTGTTATAACACTAACCTGCCAAATGTAAGGATTTTCTCCTTGTGTTGCCTGGCAGCCTTTTTCGTAAACAGTTCTGGCTTCATTTAATTTTGATTGCTTACTCAAAATCTTTCCCAAAGCAACATATGGTCTCCCATCTTCTGGCCAGACATCGATACACTCCATGCGTAAAATATCCAGAAATCAGTAACATTATTAACAAATAATGAAGCGTCCTCTGgatatcaagagaaaataacaaggaatggtaattttattttttttgggatCAACGAATGCTACCTGTTGCAAAATTTTCTCTGCATCTGCGTACTGATACTTTCGAGCCAAAATCTTTGCCCTATATAGAGCTAAGTCTAAATTGACTTTGAGTGGCTTCTCTCCAGAACCTGATTCCAGCCTGTTTGGCTCAAACATTGGCATCTTCTTTGCAAATTTCCTAAGTCCATCATCAAGTGGAAATGACGAGGAAGATGGCTGCTCTTCCAAGAGATCATTTCTGTCTTGAGAATTCTCAAAGTTACGCATCTCTTCCCCTTTTTCATCACCAACTTCCCCATAAGGGTCCTTCACCGGCCTACGAATCACAAGTAATTCTTCTAAGGACTTCTTTGTAGTGCTGATCTCATCAGCAACTTCATCAGTGTAACGTCTATCTTGGCTATCAAACTTAGAAGAAGATCTTGATGTTTCTGGATTCTCTTCAAGAAGTGGTGATGAGGAAGATGACTCATGGGAACAAAAGGGAGGTAAAAGAGGATGTGAAGACGATGGTTGGGATGTTCTGAAGGGGACGGAAAAATGAAACTTTGAAGAATTGTGGTTCTGAGAATGATAGAAGAGAGTGAAATTAGAGCTCGAAGGAGAAGTAAATGAAAATTGACTCATTGCTTTTCCTGTATCTACGCTTGTTTTGGTAAAACTGTTCTACAATTTACGGAAGACAATCTTCTACACATGTTCTGGTGAGGTTCTGGAGAAAGGAAAAGATTATGTGTAAAGAGTCACTGAGATCCTATAATTAGTAAGAATATAGATCACATCGGTTTCTATCTTCACAGGAGAAGAAAGAATAATAACGAAAAGAAAGATTGATTCTTCGGGATCCTTCCTTTCTTAAAATGGAACGAAAAGACATAGAATAAGGCCAATTCCCGAAATGCCTTTCTGGATATTCTTCAATGTCCCAGCTGCTAATCAACTTCAGAGCTTTTAAGAAAATTAATGTGAATAGCTCAAACTTTTTGATATTTCAACAGATTCTGATAAACAAGGGTTATCTGATAATATTCAAGACTGCCCTTTATCTGTATCAATCCAACAGCATCCTGTTACTTTGAAATGAATTCAAGACGAGAAGATGGAGAGAAACAATTTTCTTCATCACTACCACATACTCTCTTTTCAACAACTCGAAGAATGTTCTACTTACTTCTATAAATAGCAAATCAATACACTATTCACAAGAAACATTACATAAGGCAACTTTAATCTACAATGGGATGTTTCCTAAAGGACTTCATACACAAACTAAAATCACCTTAAAAGTTTACCTTCGCTTGGTAACAGAATCAGGGGCGGATTTATGGGCGGAAGGGAGCTCACCCGAACCTCCAAAGACAAAATTCATTTTTTACttctatatattatgttttgaatccccttgacacAACCTAAAAGCATAGTTTAATGGTCAAAGGGGTTTAAAACCTTTGTAAGGTCATTGGTTCAATTCACACTAGCTacaatcttttttattttttttcttttttgaaccccCTTATCGAAAATCCTGTCTCTGCCACCGAACAGAATAGGTAATGCCTACTAGCTCAGAGTACTATGCTAAAAAGATACAAATGGGCTAAAAGGAGAAAACATGATCCACACACTAAATCTTTGAAAATAATGACCACTGTTTTCTATGGCAGACAAATCAAATTACTTTAATTGTTGAGTGTGCGAACAAAGTCCTACGTTAGTAGCCGATAAGATTGGGAGCCTATATATAAGGTGTAAGGATTTCTTAATGGTGTgaggtttttgagaaaaatctatATGTTTGGACCAAAACAGACAATATAACACCATGTTAATTAAGAGTATCTTCGGGCTGGTTGATCCCAACAAATATGTTCAATGCAGTAGATATTCCAAGAACATATTATTAAATCTCTCAACCAAGTTAAAATAATTAACTTGGATAACTTTAATTCTAATATTAAAACTCTGTTAACATGCAGCTAAAACTATAGTTTGCTAGGGGAAAAAAACTAGAGTGTGTCCTTGCAAACTACTAGTACTTCATTTAAGCTATAAAAAAACTGTctcattaaaaaagaaaaagaactatAGTCTGCAAATACATATCTATCAGCATTTGAGAAACAAAAGTGAAGTAAAATGTGAAACTTACTAGTACTACTGAAGGTAAAGAAAACCACTGATTTCCCACCAAATATGAGAATTCTTGTTTCTTGAATACCACCTGTGTAAACTGAAAGATGGGGTTGGTTTGTTGGGGTGGGAGGGGTGAATATgcagagatagaagaagaagttAGAAAAATGGTGAATGGAAGTATAGAAGTGTTTACTGTAAGTGCAGGCAAAGTGACAGAAGTGGATGAGATTGTTGATGACTTGGAGATTGCATTTGGCTTTACCCTTTAACTGAATGGCTGTGGTTTGTACGTGTATGCACCTTCACCcccttgtatttttctttttctttttctcttttaattGACTGTAATAATTATTTGAGCATTGTTACTTTTGGATTTAAGTTATAAGTATACgctaataatataaaatatttatgcTATCATTGTAGTTTAACCTGTAATTGCAGGTTAATTAGTATTTTTATCaaattattaattaatatttattataaaattttaCATATAATTATCTTATAAATGTTCTAATTGATTTCAAAATTATTGTGGGAAATAATTTAACGAGAATATTCAAGATTTCATATTTACtgaatttttcaagttttgtaCTTTTACATGTAATTGTCATATTTACCTTACCCATCTTGTAAAAATAGTCCACAAGTTAAACTATGTTGCTTGAAACTAATAGGCTTATACATTTTTGAGATGATGGATCCCAGAACTTTTATTATAATGGTAAATTGTCATACTTTATTTTATTCACTAGTGAATTTTTCCGCACTATGCGCGGTCATAAGAAACATTATTTTGAATTTACAAAATGATTATTTCTTAATACTTGAACTCTCAAACAGAAATCACGTTAACATATGCACTCTGGGGGGTTTTCACGAGATATTGATAACAGTCATGCATTTGACTTTGTAACGGCTAATCTGTGAGTTTGTGTTAGCACTAAGATGGACTATACcataatttttattataaaagtagTCAAATTATAAAGATTCAGAGCGAGTAAACCTAATTAATTTGAAATTATAGTATAGTTGTTTGATATAATTAATGATATAGAATTTTTTTTCTTGGAGTATTGTTATcattattaaatttttataaatcAAATCCTAGACATTACAACCGAACCTTTTGTTATATTTGAAGCTGGACATTAATAACGCATATAACCTGAGCAAAAATAAACTTGACAAAATATACGCTTGAGCATCTAATATATACATTttagtttttaaaataaaaaccatTGTCATATGGCTACTTGATCGTTACATTTCATATGGCTAAAACTTTACAATGAGCTAATCAAACAGCCCTTCTTAGTTTTGATCCAGAAGCTAGGTATTTATGGCTATTTGATCGTTATATTTCTGCATACTTATTGTGGAGTATTATTGTTTCCGTTATCGGTGTAAATAACATGATGGATTGCTATGTAAATGGAAATATATACCTAATTTTGTCCCTCTCCTATTAATTTTTTTTAGTGTTTACCATGTTATTTTTCAATTTTGCATTTTAATTAACTTTATCTTTTGAGAAAGTTGAAAAGTACGTGAATAGTCACATctatagtattttttttattttttatttttgtaagaGGGGAAACTCGCAGCCGCTACAACCTCTGCCACAGTCTCTGCCCTTCGGGTGAGCACTTTGTGTGCACTGGGTAAACCTCTCTctgtgtaatagcctgcaaactACACAGAGGATGTAAACTGCACTAGGCAAGCCCTGTGCGAGAGACTCAACCCTAGAAGGCATTGAGGGAGGATCGATCCCAGGTCATCCGTATAGATAACCGCCCTCCAAATCAACTGGGTAACCCCGAAGGGTTACATCTTTAAGTATGTTATAACATTAGAATTCTTGAGTTTTGTGTTGTTAGCTTAAAAGAAGACAAATGAAAATCATGCCATCTAGCTCAATTGGATAGAATTTTTATAACAAATTAAATTTCATCTAACAGAGAACTTTCTTCCCCTGCGCTATTTCTACATTTTACACCTCACAATTCTCATACTGTGCACGTAATATTATACACTCTcaaaccaaaaacaaataaattaTATACTCAAATGCACGGTGCCTGGACACGTTCAGTTCTTCCATATTATCTAGACTCCCATATTTCCCTGTTTCTAATCTTCACTTCCTACCTTAAAAAATCAAGCTACCACTACACAATATTGTTggtctaaataataaaatatttaaaggACAAATCCTTTCTCAGATATCTAAATATGAGTGAGATGTCTCAACTGCATTGTTGAAAAATCCACCGGTAAATCATGActtataattttaatattttatcaaGGATACTATTCAAACAgtagagttgagcttattcaGGAACTATGTGATTATCTTCTCTACCGAAATCTGCCATCAAGACTACATCCTGGGTCTTTCCGTTCCATCATCTGGCTTATGTTTTTCATATAACATTCAGACCGAATGACTCTATGAAATTATATCGATACTCCCACATATTATGGATAACGTATGAGACATCTCTATTTTAATTTGCCTCTGACCATCAAATGAAATGTGTCCTCCTCTCTTTGAAAGAAGGGATGCTTCCGGTTCTATTGGTGCTTGAACAATTTTATCTTCTCCGTATTACTATAATATAGATAAACCAAATGAGGATGAAAAATTGATGATTCTTGGCCTGTATTTATAGAATGATGACCGGGGTGCATACTTAGGAATATGTATAGACTTTACATGGAGAAAGAAAAATTAACCATCCATTTACAGGTTATTTAAGAGCTTTtattaaaatttaatgtgaagaaGCTTTTCAGTTTGAAACGGATAAAAATAGTGGCGTGAAACGGACATGAGTGGGATGCAATAATTTAGAAATAGAAAAAAAAGGGAAAGTAATGAAAAAAACCCAAAAAcaggagaaaaaagataaatcaaTTCCTTGGCTTTTGAGAGTGCCACCTTAGCTTCTCTATTCCCTACTTTATATAATATAGGCTAAATACAAAATGCCTTTTTAAGTTGTCCCTCAACTGAGATAATTTTTAACTAGATACTTTATTTATTCACAAAAGAAGATCAACTAAATACCCGACCATGTCAGCCTCTATCGCATGAAATGCACTCTGGGACGCGAATTACCTACCTAAAATTAggttttttcttttcctaaaatAATATGGACCCAGCTAATTTTCACACCTTTCTCCTCCCATTTTCGCACCTCCTCCTCTCAATATCAGATTTTTTGCCAAGAGatcattttttcttcttcaaaCAAACAACTAATCATATGCTTTCGTTTTGTAAGCAGCTGTCAGATCTCATCATCTCAGTGCGAGTGAGCGGGAGACATTCTAAAACACACATACAGACGCACTGTAGTTTGATCCATCCGATCTCGAGAAGAATGAGATTGAAAGGGGTTGATTTGGATTGAAATGCAGTcaaactcttcttcttcttctgctccACCTTTTCCTTTAATTTCACTGGTTCTTTTAAATGGGTCAAGGTCAATTTCAGATGAAAGTTAAACCCAAAACCCCTTAAAATTTGATTAAATCTTGAGGTAGCTAGGTTGGGCGAGTTCAGatggttttttttttgttttaatcaAAATGACAAGTGTCACTTTTTAATTGGTTCATTAGGCAAGTGTAATTCACCCATATGGCCTATTG
This region of Nicotiana tomentosiformis chromosome 4, ASM39032v3, whole genome shotgun sequence genomic DNA includes:
- the LOC104120912 gene encoding protein high chlorophyll fluorescent 107 produces the protein MSQFSFTSPSSSNFTLFYHSQNHNSSKFHFSVPFRTSQPSSSHPLLPPFCSHESSSSSPLLEENPETSRSSSKFDSQDRRYTDEVADEISTTKKSLEELLVIRRPVKDPYGEVGDEKGEEMRNFENSQDRNDLLEEQPSSSSFPLDDGLRKFAKKMPMFEPNRLESGSGEKPLKVNLDLALYRAKILARKYQYADAEKILQQCIDVWPEDGRPYVALGKILSKQSKLNEARTVYEKGCQATQGENPYIWQCWAILENRMGNIRRARELFDAATVADKKHIAAWHGWAVLELKQGNIKKARNLLGKGLKFCGGNEYVYQTLALLEAKAKRYERARYLFKQATKCNRKSCASWLAWAQLEARLENNRAARQLFEKAVQASPKNRFAWHVWGVFEANLENIDQGRKLLTIGHMVNPRDPVLLQSLALMEYKHSSANLARVLFRRASEMDPRHQPVWIAWGWMEWKEGNISTARELYQRALSINSTTESAARCLQAWGVLEQRAGNLSAARRLFRSSLNINSQSYITWMTWANLEEDQGNSVRAEEIRNLYFQQRTEVVDDESWIMGFLDVIDPAIDSIKRLLNLDQNSYYKVKESSNTTAGDDTDGSAEESTGSSSTNISTEESTRTSSTNISTEESAGSSSSNIKDNSIDTGSGFDLDDFIREMLSLDPSKLEVQLTTSLKDPPKTIRTASGVWRPTRKTTRTSQNL